A single genomic interval of Streptococcus oralis subsp. dentisani harbors:
- the rplA gene encoding 50S ribosomal protein L1: MAKKSKQLRAALEKIDSTKAYSVEEAVALAKETNFAKFDATVEVAYNLNIDVKKADQQIRGAMVLPNGTGKTSRVLVFARGAKAEEAKAAGADFVGEDDLVAKINDGWLDFDVVIATPDMMALVGRLGRVLGPRNLMPNPKTGTVTMDVAKAVEESKGGKITYRADRAGNVQAIIGKVSFEAEKLVENFKAFNETIQKAKPATAKGTYVTNLTITTTQGVGIKVDVNSL, from the coding sequence ATGGCTAAAAAAAGCAAACAACTTCGTGCTGCACTTGAGAAAATCGACAGCACAAAAGCGTACAGCGTAGAAGAAGCTGTAGCACTTGCAAAAGAAACTAACTTTGCAAAATTTGACGCAACTGTAGAAGTTGCTTACAACTTGAACATCGACGTTAAAAAAGCTGACCAACAAATCCGTGGCGCAATGGTATTGCCAAACGGTACTGGTAAAACTTCACGCGTTCTTGTTTTCGCACGTGGTGCAAAAGCTGAAGAAGCAAAAGCTGCTGGTGCAGACTTCGTTGGTGAAGATGACCTTGTTGCGAAAATCAACGACGGTTGGTTGGACTTTGACGTAGTTATCGCTACACCTGACATGATGGCTCTTGTTGGACGTCTTGGACGTGTCCTTGGACCACGTAACTTGATGCCAAACCCTAAAACTGGTACTGTAACAATGGATGTTGCTAAAGCAGTTGAAGAGTCTAAAGGTGGTAAAATTACTTACCGTGCTGACCGTGCAGGTAACGTTCAAGCAATCATCGGTAAAGTATCATTTGAAGCTGAAAAATTGGTTGAAAACTTCAAAGCGTTCAACGAAACAATCCAAAAAGCAAAACCAGCTACAGCTAAAGGAACTTACGTAACAAACTTGACAATCACAACTACTCAAGGTGTTGGTATCAAGGTTGACGTAAACTCACTTTAA
- a CDS encoding GNAT family N-acetyltransferase → MLREAVQEDLFELLNLYLSLHEKEIPEDSLHLQQVWSEMISDQRHHVIVKEVEGRIVSSCICVIIPNLTRGVRPYALIENVVTREEDRGKGYASSCLEYAKQIAKEGNCYKMMLLTGSKNASTQNFYKGAGYNSEDKTAYIQWLD, encoded by the coding sequence TTGTTGAGAGAAGCTGTACAGGAGGATTTATTTGAGTTATTAAATCTCTACCTGTCCTTACATGAGAAAGAGATTCCAGAAGATAGTCTTCATTTGCAGCAAGTATGGAGTGAGATGATTTCTGACCAGCGCCATCATGTTATCGTGAAAGAGGTGGAAGGAAGAATAGTCTCCTCCTGTATTTGTGTCATTATTCCCAATTTGACGAGAGGTGTGAGACCCTATGCTTTGATAGAAAATGTGGTGACTCGAGAAGAAGATAGAGGGAAAGGGTATGCAAGTTCCTGTCTTGAATATGCTAAACAAATAGCTAAAGAGGGAAATTGTTATAAGATGATGCTCCTGACAGGTTCTAAAAATGCCAGTACTCAGAATTTTTATAAGGGAGCTGGTTATAATAGTGAAGATAAAACAGCCTATATTCAGTGGTTGGATTAA
- the metA gene encoding homoserine O-acetyltransferase MetA translates to MPIRIDKKLPAVEILRTENIFVMDDQRAAHQDIRPLKILILNLMPKKVVTETQLLRHLANTPLQLDIDFLYMESHRSKTTRAEHMETFYKTFPEVKDEYFDGMIITGAPIEHLPFEEVDYWEEFSQVLEWSKTHVYSTLHICWGAQAGLYARYGVDKHQMEQKLSGIYPQDTLKEGHLLFRGFDDSYVAPHSRYTEIYKEEILGKTNLEILSEGEQVGVSILASRDLREIYSFGHLEYDRDTLAKEYFRDYEAGLNPHIPENYFKNDDVNETPCLCWSSSAALFFSNWVNYAVYQETPFDWKKVEDDAASFGYL, encoded by the coding sequence ATGCCGATTAGAATTGATAAAAAATTGCCAGCTGTTGAGATTTTACGGACAGAGAATATCTTTGTCATGGATGATCAACGTGCGGCCCACCAAGATATCCGTCCCTTGAAAATTTTGATTTTAAACCTAATGCCCAAAAAAGTGGTCACAGAGACCCAGTTGTTACGGCATTTAGCAAATACTCCTTTGCAATTGGACATAGACTTTCTCTATATGGAGAGCCACCGTTCCAAGACGACTCGTGCAGAGCATATGGAGACTTTTTATAAAACTTTTCCTGAAGTCAAGGACGAGTATTTTGATGGGATGATTATCACAGGGGCTCCGATTGAGCATTTACCATTTGAGGAAGTGGACTATTGGGAGGAATTCAGTCAGGTGCTTGAGTGGTCCAAGACCCATGTCTATTCGACCCTTCATATCTGCTGGGGTGCCCAAGCAGGTCTTTATGCTCGCTATGGAGTTGATAAACACCAGATGGAGCAGAAATTGTCAGGCATTTACCCGCAGGATACCTTGAAAGAGGGCCATCTTCTCTTTCGTGGTTTTGATGATAGCTATGTAGCTCCCCATTCTCGTTATACAGAAATCTATAAGGAAGAGATATTAGGAAAAACCAATCTGGAAATCCTCTCTGAGGGAGAACAAGTCGGCGTTTCTATTTTAGCCAGTCGGGATCTTCGTGAGATTTATAGTTTTGGTCATTTAGAATATGACCGTGATACTCTAGCAAAAGAGTATTTTCGTGATTATGAGGCAGGGCTTAATCCTCACATTCCGGAAAATTACTTCAAAAATGATGATGTGAATGAGACACCGTGTCTCTGTTGGTCTTCATCAGCTGCCCTCTTTTTCAGTAACTGGGTTAACTATGCCGTTTATCAGGAAACTCCTTTTGACTGGAAAAAGGTAGAGGATGACGCAGCTTCATTTGGATATTTATAA
- a CDS encoding HIT family protein has translation MCLICQRIEWIKVGKNPYFVKELETGYVVIGDHQYFRGYTLFLAKEHVTELYQMESSVKLRFLEEMSLVQEAVAKAFKAEKMNIELLGNGDAHAHWHLFPRRSGDMNGHGLNGRGPVWWVPWEEMAAEDCQVQSRELEQMIKTLSDELEKHVI, from the coding sequence ATGTGCTTGATTTGTCAAAGAATTGAATGGATAAAGGTAGGGAAGAATCCCTACTTTGTAAAAGAACTAGAAACAGGCTATGTTGTTATTGGAGACCACCAATACTTTAGGGGTTATACCTTATTTCTAGCAAAGGAGCATGTCACAGAACTCTATCAGATGGAGAGTTCTGTGAAACTTCGTTTTCTAGAGGAAATGAGTTTGGTCCAAGAAGCTGTTGCCAAAGCGTTTAAAGCTGAAAAGATGAACATCGAACTTCTAGGAAATGGAGATGCCCACGCTCACTGGCACCTCTTTCCAAGACGATCAGGTGATATGAATGGTCATGGTCTTAATGGTCGTGGTCCAGTCTGGTGGGTGCCCTGGGAAGAAATGGCGGCAGAAGATTGCCAAGTGCAATCCCGTGAGTTGGAACAAATGATTAAAACCTTATCCGATGAATTAGAGAAGCATGTGATTTAA
- a CDS encoding adenine phosphoribosyltransferase, with amino-acid sequence MNLKDYIATIENYPKEGITFRDISPLMADGNAYSYAVREIVQYATDKKIDMIVGPEARGFIVGCPVAFELGIGFAPVRKPGKLPREVISADYEKEYGIDTLTMHADAIKPGQRVLIVDDLLATGGTVKATIEMIERLGGVVAGCAFLIELDELKGREKIGDYDYKVLMHY; translated from the coding sequence ATGAATTTAAAAGATTATATCGCAACGATTGAAAATTATCCTAAGGAAGGTATTACCTTCCGTGATATCAGCCCTTTGATGGCAGATGGAAATGCTTATAGCTATGCTGTTCGTGAAATCGTTCAGTATGCAACAGACAAGAAGATCGACATGATCGTGGGTCCAGAAGCTCGTGGATTTATTGTCGGCTGTCCCGTTGCCTTTGAGTTGGGGATTGGATTTGCTCCTGTTCGTAAACCAGGGAAATTGCCACGTGAAGTGATTTCTGCTGACTATGAAAAAGAGTACGGTATTGATACCTTGACCATGCACGCAGATGCCATCAAGCCAGGTCAACGCGTTCTCATTGTAGATGACCTCTTGGCGACAGGTGGAACTGTCAAGGCAACCATTGAAATGATCGAAAGACTTGGTGGAGTTGTGGCAGGTTGTGCTTTCTTGATTGAACTTGATGAACTTAAAGGCCGCGAAAAAATCGGTGATTACGATTACAAGGTACTTATGCATTATTAA
- the ldcB gene encoding LD-carboxypeptidase LdcB/DacB has translation MKKRYIVLSGLLAVTLAACSQETPKNEENTQKTEQTSQPEGTVGSKSQASSQKKAEVVNKGDHYSIQGKYDEIVVANKHYPLSKDYNPGENPTAKAELLKLIAAMQAAGYPISDHYSGFRSYETQTKLYQDYVNQDGKEEADRYSARPGYSEHQTGLAFDLIGTNGELVTEEKAAQWLLDHAADYGFVVRYLKGKEKETGYMAEEWHLRYVGKEAKEIAASGLSLEEYYGFEGGDYVD, from the coding sequence ATGAAAAAAAGATACATCGTTTTATCCGGTTTGCTAGCAGTAACCCTAGCAGCATGTTCTCAAGAAACACCTAAAAATGAAGAAAATACTCAAAAAACGGAACAAACTAGTCAACCTGAGGGTACTGTAGGGAGCAAATCTCAAGCTTCTAGTCAGAAGAAGGCAGAAGTTGTCAATAAGGGAGATCACTATAGTATACAAGGGAAATACGATGAAATCGTCGTAGCTAATAAGCACTATCCTTTGTCAAAAGACTACAATCCAGGAGAAAATCCAACAGCCAAGGCGGAGTTGCTGAAACTCATTGCAGCAATGCAAGCAGCTGGCTACCCAATCAGCGATCACTACAGTGGTTTTAGAAGTTATGAAACTCAAACCAAACTTTATCAAGACTATGTGAATCAAGATGGTAAGGAAGAGGCAGATCGCTACTCAGCCCGCCCTGGATACAGTGAACACCAAACAGGTCTTGCTTTTGATTTGATTGGGACTAATGGAGAATTGGTTACAGAGGAGAAGGCGGCCCAGTGGCTCTTAGATCATGCAGCTGACTATGGTTTTGTAGTTCGCTATCTCAAAGGCAAGGAAAAAGAGACTGGCTACATGGCGGAAGAATGGCATCTTCGCTACGTCGGAAAAGAAGCCAAAGAAATTGCTGCAAGTGGTCTCAGTTTGGAAGAGTACTATGGCTTTGAAGGCGGAGATTACGTCGATTAA
- the rplK gene encoding 50S ribosomal protein L11, with protein MAKKVEKLVKLQIPAGKATPAPPVGPALGQAGINIMGFTKEFNARTADQAGMIIPVVISVYEDKSFTFVTKTPPAAVLLKKAAGVEKGSGTPNKTKVATVTRAQVQEIAETKMPDLNAANIESAMRMIEGTARSMGFTVVD; from the coding sequence ATGGCTAAAAAAGTCGAAAAACTTGTAAAATTGCAAATCCCTGCTGGTAAAGCTACACCAGCTCCACCGGTTGGACCTGCTCTTGGTCAAGCTGGTATCAACATCATGGGATTCACAAAAGAGTTCAACGCTCGTACAGCTGACCAAGCTGGTATGATCATTCCAGTTGTTATCTCAGTATACGAAGACAAATCATTTACTTTCGTTACAAAAACACCACCAGCTGCTGTTCTTTTGAAAAAAGCTGCAGGTGTTGAAAAAGGATCAGGTACACCTAACAAAACTAAAGTTGCTACAGTTACTCGTGCACAAGTACAAGAAATTGCAGAAACTAAGATGCCAGATTTGAACGCGGCAAACATTGAGTCTGCAATGCGTATGATCGAAGGTACTGCTCGTTCTATGGGATTCACTGTTGTTGACTAA